The following proteins are co-located in the Pedobacter sp. FW305-3-2-15-E-R2A2 genome:
- a CDS encoding GH92 family glycosyl hydrolase — MKLKFIVFFICLQWSMRGSAQQADLVKYVNTLQGTNSKHELTRGNTYPTTALPFAMHTWTPQTGRNGDGWKYQYFKDKIRGFQQAHQCSSWSRDYAVFSLMPMTDQLVVNENDREAKFSHNDEIAKPNYYKVKFENQISTEISPSERGAHLRFSYPAGKKSFLVLDGYTGISGVKIYPKENKITGFVNNGEGFKEGFKSFFVVRFDQPFTAYGTWENKGNTINANDKEAEGSGKGAYLQFKDGVKVQVKTASSYISMEQAELNLSRELGADKSLEVTKAKAAEVWNKSLSKVMVEGGTEADKATFYSCFFRASIFSRKFYELDAGGQPYYFSPYDGKVHPGYMFTDTGFWDTFRAQFPLNTLMHPEMHGRYMQALIDAYKQCGWLPSWSFPSEAGSMIGNHAISLLADAWAKGIRTFDPKEALAAYLHEATNKGPWGPANGRDGWKEYFELGYVPYPKYREATAKTLEYAYDDYCAWTLAKMTGNDFYARIFERQMYNYKNVYDPSTKFMRGKNAEGQWTPKFDPFEWGGPYTEGNAWHYQWSVFQDIRGLANLMGGPQNFTAKLDSVFSEPNTVNVGTYGGMIHEMTEMVMANMGQYAHGNQPIQHMVYLYNYAGQPWKSQFHARNVMSKLYDATENGYPGDEDQGQTSSWYVLSALGFYSVTPGTDQYVMGSPMFKKTTINLENGKQFIIEAPANSAKNVYIKSATLNGKPYTANFIRHSDLVNGGILKLEMSDQPALSRGLAEADQPFSLSSGIGSGKGK; from the coding sequence ATGAAACTTAAATTTATTGTCTTTTTTATTTGTCTGCAGTGGAGTATGCGAGGTTCGGCCCAACAGGCCGACCTCGTAAAATATGTAAACACGCTGCAAGGAACCAATTCAAAACATGAACTGACCAGGGGCAACACGTATCCTACTACGGCCTTGCCCTTTGCCATGCATACCTGGACGCCTCAAACCGGAAGAAACGGAGATGGCTGGAAATACCAATATTTTAAGGATAAAATAAGGGGATTTCAACAGGCGCATCAATGCAGTTCCTGGTCCAGGGATTATGCGGTATTCTCTTTGATGCCCATGACAGACCAGCTGGTGGTCAATGAAAATGACCGGGAAGCGAAGTTTAGTCACAACGATGAAATTGCGAAACCCAATTATTACAAAGTTAAGTTTGAGAACCAGATCAGTACCGAAATCTCCCCTTCTGAGCGGGGTGCTCATTTGCGGTTCAGCTATCCGGCAGGGAAGAAAAGCTTCCTGGTTTTGGATGGATATACCGGCATCAGTGGAGTTAAAATTTATCCTAAGGAAAACAAGATCACAGGCTTTGTGAACAATGGAGAGGGCTTCAAAGAAGGTTTCAAGAGCTTCTTTGTCGTCCGTTTTGATCAGCCCTTTACCGCTTATGGAACCTGGGAAAACAAGGGAAACACGATTAACGCAAATGATAAAGAGGCGGAAGGTTCAGGCAAGGGGGCATATCTTCAGTTTAAGGATGGCGTAAAAGTTCAGGTTAAAACAGCCTCTTCTTATATCAGTATGGAACAGGCGGAATTAAACCTGAGCAGGGAACTGGGGGCCGATAAAAGCCTGGAAGTAACCAAAGCTAAGGCTGCTGAAGTTTGGAACAAATCATTGTCGAAAGTGATGGTGGAGGGTGGAACCGAAGCGGATAAAGCGACCTTCTATTCCTGTTTCTTCAGGGCAAGCATTTTCTCCAGGAAATTTTACGAACTCGATGCCGGTGGGCAGCCTTATTACTTCAGTCCTTATGATGGAAAAGTACATCCGGGGTATATGTTTACCGATACTGGTTTCTGGGATACTTTCCGTGCCCAGTTTCCTTTAAATACCCTCATGCATCCCGAGATGCATGGCCGCTATATGCAGGCTTTAATCGATGCCTATAAACAATGCGGATGGTTGCCTTCCTGGTCTTTTCCAAGCGAGGCTGGGAGCATGATCGGTAACCATGCGATCTCCCTGCTTGCAGATGCCTGGGCAAAAGGAATCAGAACGTTTGACCCTAAGGAAGCCTTAGCCGCATATTTACACGAAGCGACCAATAAAGGCCCATGGGGTCCTGCAAATGGCAGAGATGGCTGGAAGGAATACTTTGAACTGGGCTATGTGCCTTATCCTAAATACAGAGAGGCGACGGCAAAAACATTGGAATATGCCTATGATGATTATTGCGCATGGACCCTGGCTAAGATGACCGGAAACGATTTCTATGCCCGTATTTTCGAAAGGCAGATGTACAATTATAAAAATGTCTACGATCCTTCTACCAAATTTATGAGGGGGAAGAATGCTGAAGGACAATGGACGCCAAAGTTTGATCCTTTTGAATGGGGAGGTCCCTATACGGAAGGGAATGCCTGGCATTATCAATGGTCCGTATTTCAGGACATCAGGGGCCTGGCCAATTTAATGGGAGGTCCGCAAAATTTTACGGCTAAACTGGATTCTGTATTCTCTGAACCCAATACCGTGAATGTAGGTACCTATGGTGGGATGATTCATGAGATGACGGAAATGGTGATGGCAAACATGGGACAGTATGCACATGGAAATCAGCCTATTCAACATATGGTTTATCTGTATAATTATGCAGGCCAACCCTGGAAGTCGCAGTTTCATGCCAGGAATGTGATGAGCAAACTCTATGATGCTACAGAAAATGGCTATCCCGGTGATGAAGATCAGGGCCAGACCTCTTCATGGTATGTCTTGAGTGCCCTCGGATTCTATAGCGTCACCCCAGGTACAGATCAGTATGTGATGGGCAGTCCTATGTTTAAGAAAACGACCATCAATCTCGAAAACGGAAAGCAGTTTATTATTGAAGCTCCGGCAAACAGCGCCAAAAATGTATATATCAAATCTGCCACTTTAAATGGAAAACCTTATACGGCTAATTTTATCCGCCACAGCGATTTGGTAAACGGCGGGATCCTGAAACTGGAAATGTCAGACCAGCCGGCGTTGAGCAGAGGATTGGCCGAAGCAGATCAGCCGTTTTCTTTAAGCAGCGGTATTGGTTCCGGTAAAGGTAAATAA
- a CDS encoding glycoside hydrolase family 78 protein yields the protein MRNYHIGIVLFCTMLNLPGFAQQLSVNGLRTEYRKNPMGIDAAEPRLSWKVISSRRNVMQSAYQIRVGIDSAGLSAGRAVVWDTGNQKSDASVFVRYGGSLLKSGTRYYWQVRVKDNQGNSSAWSAVNSWHTGLRSAAEWSAQWITTSPADTVVGPSPIFRKVFSTEAKVKSAVLYITAHGLYEAQLNGKRIGNDHLAPGWTSYHKRLLYQSYEVTSLLKKGQNAIGFSLGDGWYRGYLAFDRRRDFYGKRLSALVQLVIEYTNGTKETINSDDSWKYSTGPILFSDLYNGEIYDARLEKGDWASPDYNDADWKKAGTIQADKEVLESSISPLAQKHEQFNVVKIIKTPKGETVLDFGQNLVGWVSFKLTAKAGSWIQLEHGEVLDKAGNFYDANLRHAKQHVKYIFKGKGLESYEPHFTYQGFRYVKVTGDLAQIDPTSFKAIAVYSDMAPTGTFNTSNPLLNQLQHNIQWGQKGNFMDVPTDCPQRDERLGWTGDAQVFFRTSAFNMDVAGFFTKWMKDVASDQLSNGSIPFVVPNVLGSNDAGSTGWGDVATIIPWNMYIAYGDKEILATQYPSMKGWVDFMTSKSKDDLWNTGFHFGDWLFYRPNDDNDGRSAITDKYLIAQAFYAHSTQLLVNTAKVLGKKSDEEKYTELLDRIKKAFLKEYITPNGRMVSGSQTAYVLALNFDMLPENLRAQAVDFLVRNIESYGNHLTTGFLGTPYLCHVLSRFGRTDVAYRLLLQESYPSWLYPVKMGATTIWERWDGIKQDGSFQTTDMNSFNHYAYGAIGDWMYRVMAGLDTDESAPGYKKVIISPKPGGNISHASAELETLYGLALSDWKIENGIFKLKVVIPANTSGQIRLPGAANETVTESGTALNAVKGLGKVATEGKDMEFNIGSGTYQFEYLIKL from the coding sequence ATGAGAAATTACCATATAGGAATTGTACTATTTTGCACGATGCTTAATTTACCAGGCTTTGCCCAACAGTTAAGCGTTAATGGTTTAAGGACGGAATATCGTAAAAACCCAATGGGAATCGATGCTGCTGAACCTCGTTTAAGCTGGAAGGTCATCTCTTCCCGGCGTAATGTGATGCAAAGTGCCTATCAGATCAGGGTAGGTATAGATTCTGCGGGTCTATCAGCAGGTAGGGCGGTAGTATGGGATACCGGGAATCAGAAAAGTGATGCTTCTGTTTTTGTGCGTTATGGAGGTTCGCTTTTAAAATCGGGTACCCGCTATTACTGGCAGGTAAGGGTAAAAGACAATCAGGGAAATAGTTCTGCATGGAGCGCCGTTAATTCCTGGCATACCGGTTTGCGGAGTGCTGCGGAATGGTCCGCTCAATGGATCACCACTTCCCCCGCAGATACGGTTGTCGGACCAAGCCCTATTTTCAGAAAGGTCTTTTCTACCGAAGCAAAGGTGAAATCTGCTGTGCTTTATATCACTGCACATGGTTTATACGAAGCGCAATTAAACGGAAAGCGGATCGGGAATGATCATCTCGCACCCGGTTGGACGAGTTATCATAAACGCCTGTTATACCAAAGCTATGAAGTGACCTCCTTGTTAAAGAAGGGACAGAATGCCATCGGGTTTAGCTTAGGCGATGGATGGTACCGTGGATACCTGGCCTTTGACCGGAGACGTGACTTTTACGGCAAGCGATTAAGTGCTCTGGTACAACTGGTGATTGAATATACCAATGGGACAAAGGAAACGATCAATAGTGATGACAGCTGGAAATACAGTACAGGACCGATTCTTTTTTCAGACCTGTATAATGGAGAAATTTATGACGCCAGGTTGGAAAAGGGAGATTGGGCAAGTCCCGATTATAACGATGCAGACTGGAAAAAAGCCGGGACCATTCAGGCTGATAAAGAAGTGCTGGAGAGCAGCATCAGTCCGCTTGCCCAGAAACATGAACAATTTAATGTGGTTAAAATCATCAAAACCCCTAAGGGCGAAACGGTTCTTGACTTTGGACAAAATCTGGTAGGCTGGGTCTCCTTTAAACTGACTGCGAAGGCGGGCTCCTGGATTCAGCTGGAACATGGCGAAGTGCTGGATAAAGCAGGCAATTTTTACGATGCCAATCTCAGACATGCCAAGCAACATGTGAAGTATATTTTTAAAGGAAAGGGGCTGGAAAGTTATGAACCTCATTTTACTTATCAGGGATTCCGTTATGTAAAGGTAACGGGGGATCTTGCTCAGATCGATCCTACGTCTTTTAAAGCAATTGCGGTGTATTCAGACATGGCTCCGACAGGGACGTTTAATACCTCTAATCCTTTGCTAAATCAATTACAACACAATATACAATGGGGGCAGAAAGGTAATTTTATGGATGTGCCAACAGATTGTCCTCAGCGTGATGAGCGCCTGGGATGGACGGGAGATGCGCAAGTGTTTTTCCGTACTTCAGCTTTTAATATGGATGTAGCCGGTTTCTTTACCAAATGGATGAAAGATGTGGCTTCAGACCAGTTGAGCAATGGAAGTATCCCTTTTGTAGTACCCAATGTCCTTGGCAGCAATGATGCCGGTTCAACCGGTTGGGGGGATGTGGCGACCATTATTCCATGGAATATGTATATCGCCTATGGTGATAAAGAAATATTGGCTACACAGTATCCAAGTATGAAAGGCTGGGTTGATTTTATGACCAGCAAAAGTAAAGACGACCTTTGGAATACAGGTTTTCATTTCGGCGACTGGTTGTTTTACCGTCCGAATGACGACAATGATGGTCGTTCGGCAATTACCGATAAATACCTGATCGCACAGGCTTTTTATGCACATTCTACTCAATTATTAGTGAATACGGCAAAGGTTTTAGGGAAAAAATCAGACGAAGAAAAGTATACCGAATTATTGGATCGCATTAAAAAAGCATTCCTGAAAGAATACATCACCCCAAATGGAAGAATGGTCTCAGGATCTCAAACTGCCTATGTTCTGGCCCTGAATTTCGATATGCTGCCGGAAAATTTAAGAGCTCAGGCGGTGGATTTCCTGGTCAGGAATATAGAAAGCTATGGCAATCATTTAACAACTGGCTTTTTGGGTACGCCCTATCTTTGTCATGTGTTGAGCCGCTTTGGTCGGACGGATGTGGCTTACCGGCTTTTGCTGCAGGAAAGCTATCCTTCCTGGTTGTATCCTGTCAAAATGGGGGCAACGACCATCTGGGAGCGCTGGGATGGGATTAAACAGGACGGCAGCTTCCAAACTACCGATATGAATTCGTTTAATCATTATGCGTATGGTGCAATAGGCGATTGGATGTACAGGGTGATGGCAGGTCTGGATACTGATGAGTCTGCACCTGGCTATAAAAAAGTAATCATTTCCCCAAAGCCCGGCGGGAATATCAGCCATGCTTCGGCAGAACTTGAAACTTTATACGGCCTGGCGCTGAGCGACTGGAAGATAGAAAATGGGATTTTTAAATTAAAAGTGGTGATTCCTGCAAATACCAGCGGACAGATCAGACTGCCCGGTGCAGCCAATGAGACCGTTACTGAAAGCGGAACGGCATTAAACGCCGTCAAAGGACTTGGTAAAGTCGCTACTGAAGGCAAGGATATGGAGTTCAATATTGGTTCAGGAACCTATCAATTCGAGTACCTGATAAAATTATAA
- a CDS encoding DoxX family protein: MTKRNKIIYWIATLWLALGMLSTGGVQLFKVKTEVDVITHLGYPVYFLTILGIWKFLGVLAVLLPKFPLVKEWAYAGFFFAMSGAICSHIASGNPINEILPSLLLLILTVVSWYFRPADRKVVSVNL; this comes from the coding sequence ATGACAAAGAGAAACAAAATTATTTATTGGATTGCTACCCTCTGGCTTGCATTGGGAATGCTGTCAACCGGTGGCGTACAGCTATTCAAGGTGAAAACGGAAGTAGATGTGATTACGCATTTGGGCTATCCGGTCTATTTTTTAACCATATTAGGTATTTGGAAATTTTTAGGGGTTCTCGCAGTCCTTCTTCCTAAATTTCCTTTAGTAAAGGAATGGGCTTATGCAGGCTTTTTCTTTGCCATGTCCGGGGCGATATGTTCGCATATTGCCTCTGGTAATCCGATAAATGAAATATTACCTTCATTGTTATTGTTAATCCTGACTGTGGTATCCTGGTATTTCAGGCCTGCAGACAGAAAAGTTGTTTCCGTTAACTTATAA
- a CDS encoding DUF6266 family protein, translating into MGKYKKGILGPFRGIIGTVIGSIWNGVQYMRSLPELSGKNPSTEQLNIRFRFSLIGSFVKVMQNHISVGYQSFKNGMTPANAATGYHLKNAITGIAPDYKIDFAKVVLSVGKLNDANKCKAVPTANVEINCEWEASSSTEYNDKLDLATIVVYHPERNIVVSAKGVAPRSALKYKMTLPFDFAGDEVHCWIYFVSPTGKSVSNSSYLGKLTVL; encoded by the coding sequence ATGGGAAAATATAAAAAAGGGATCCTCGGCCCTTTCCGCGGAATTATCGGAACTGTAATAGGCAGTATCTGGAATGGAGTTCAATACATGAGAAGTTTACCAGAACTGAGTGGTAAGAACCCATCCACCGAACAGTTGAACATCAGGTTTCGCTTTAGTCTAATCGGATCCTTCGTAAAAGTAATGCAGAACCACATCTCAGTGGGTTATCAATCTTTTAAAAATGGAATGACACCCGCCAATGCGGCGACTGGTTACCATCTGAAAAATGCAATAACAGGTATTGCACCGGATTATAAAATTGACTTCGCAAAAGTGGTTTTAAGCGTAGGTAAGCTGAACGATGCCAATAAGTGCAAAGCCGTTCCAACTGCCAACGTAGAGATCAACTGTGAATGGGAAGCCAGCAGTTCAACCGAGTACAACGACAAATTGGATCTGGCTACAATTGTAGTCTATCATCCGGAACGAAACATTGTTGTTTCTGCCAAAGGGGTAGCCCCCAGATCGGCACTGAAATACAAAATGACGCTTCCATTTGATTTTGCCGGAGACGAAGTCCATTGCTGGATCTACTTTGTATCTCCAACAGGTAAATCAGTAAGTAACAGTAGTTATCTGGGAAAACTAACTGTACTGTAA
- a CDS encoding two-component regulator propeller domain-containing protein translates to MKITAFIFLLLFAEILHAQPYYFKHYQVENGLSNNSVFASVQDDKGFMWFGTKDGLNRFDGYSFKTYRHDPADPASLGNDKIYSLLSDKTAGLWIGTDLGLYQYHPEKETFSAVKETLQIGIRSIHIDKIGNLWLLSNSKIYRYNPIKKEFLQIPIDDSFEVGSVYCQSDGAILITSSDGKIAVYNPRSKSFQTRYQMNKKGSVNIGWIPVFTETRDHQLLLGSSNQGIKLFNPKTNVLKDVITQNKDKTHIYVRDIQSINGDEFWIGTESGLYIYNHRDGSISHQQKHYSNPYTLSDNAIYSVCRDRDGGMWMGTYFGGTNYYAPSSSIFNKYFPEQQQNSISGSDVREICKDKNGNFWIGTEDAGLNKLDPKTGRFTSFFPTGNKTTIAHSNIHGLVIDDNHLWIGTFEHGLDVMDINTGIVIKHYVPGKGNSLRSSFVLSMFKTRTGDLLLATTVGLYKYNRKKDDFDAIPGIPFHFYNNILEDSEGNIWAGTYDKGLFRFRLGDNRYTNFVNEQGNKNSLSSNTINGIFEDSKKNIWVVTDGGGLSLLDKKKSSFKSYNTNQGLPSNFLFRILEDHDHKLWISSTRGLFRFDPQTAEVKTYTKADGLLTDQFNYNSSYKDTDGRMYFGSLKGMISFLPEQLNTTSKTAAVFLTGFQIDNTESTDPTVDKILSKSVLYTDQITLKHNQSSFSIDFAGLSYASPVTTEYAYKMTGLYNSWEYLKTNRKVYFTKLAPGTYIFEAKAMINGSKEWSKNNVKLRIVILPPFWKTSLAYALYSILFLGIATAVILQYHQRTDLKNKRRMKLFEHQKEKEIYQAKIEFFTNVAHEIRTPLTLIKGPMEKIMKLSKEVPVIEKNLKTMNRNTDRLLNLTNQLLDFRKTEVQGYSLNFVKVDISELIEDIKMQFQDAAESKQISFETLLPSVHFFAYVDTEALYKIMSNLVDNAIKYGKSKVKIVLRINPEEDQFSIQTFNDGLKIPPEIKNKIFEPFFRSRETEMQRGTGIGLSISRSLAELHQGRLYLEESGPEGNVFVAVFPIHQAMEFNLDGKWKKR, encoded by the coding sequence TTGAAAATAACCGCCTTCATTTTCTTGCTGCTATTCGCGGAAATCTTACACGCGCAACCCTATTATTTTAAACACTATCAGGTAGAAAACGGACTGTCCAACAACAGCGTCTTTGCCAGTGTTCAGGATGATAAAGGCTTCATGTGGTTTGGCACAAAGGATGGATTGAACAGGTTTGATGGTTATTCATTCAAAACGTATCGTCATGATCCGGCAGATCCGGCAAGTCTGGGAAATGACAAGATCTATTCCCTGCTGAGCGACAAAACTGCGGGTCTTTGGATTGGTACAGACCTGGGGCTTTACCAGTACCACCCTGAAAAGGAAACCTTCAGCGCAGTAAAAGAAACCCTTCAGATTGGCATTCGCAGCATACACATTGACAAGATTGGCAACCTATGGCTCCTCTCCAACAGCAAGATCTATCGCTATAACCCGATAAAAAAAGAGTTTTTACAAATACCGATTGACGACTCATTTGAGGTCGGTTCCGTTTATTGCCAATCGGACGGAGCGATTCTAATCACGAGCTCTGATGGTAAGATTGCGGTATATAACCCGCGGAGCAAATCTTTTCAGACCCGTTATCAAATGAACAAAAAAGGTTCAGTTAACATTGGATGGATTCCGGTATTTACAGAAACCAGAGACCATCAGCTCCTGCTTGGATCCAGCAACCAGGGGATTAAGCTGTTTAACCCTAAAACAAACGTATTAAAAGATGTCATTACCCAGAATAAGGATAAAACACACATTTATGTAAGAGATATACAGTCCATAAATGGAGATGAATTCTGGATCGGCACCGAATCAGGATTATACATCTATAACCATCGGGATGGAAGTATTTCTCACCAGCAAAAACACTACAGCAATCCTTATACACTTTCAGACAATGCCATTTATTCGGTATGCAGGGACAGAGATGGGGGCATGTGGATGGGAACCTATTTTGGTGGGACCAACTATTATGCGCCCTCCTCTTCTATTTTCAATAAATACTTTCCGGAGCAGCAGCAGAACTCCATTAGCGGAAGCGATGTCCGCGAAATTTGTAAAGATAAAAACGGCAACTTCTGGATTGGAACGGAGGATGCCGGTCTGAATAAACTGGATCCAAAAACAGGTCGCTTTACCTCCTTTTTCCCTACCGGAAACAAGACTACGATTGCACACTCCAATATTCATGGTTTAGTGATCGACGACAATCACCTGTGGATTGGTACTTTCGAGCATGGTTTAGATGTGATGGATATCAATACGGGCATTGTCATCAAACATTATGTACCAGGAAAAGGAAATTCATTACGGTCCAGTTTCGTGCTGAGTATGTTTAAAACCAGGACTGGCGATCTGCTTCTGGCAACAACAGTAGGACTCTATAAGTACAACCGCAAAAAAGATGATTTTGACGCAATACCAGGAATCCCCTTTCATTTCTACAACAATATCCTGGAAGATAGTGAAGGGAACATATGGGCAGGAACCTATGATAAAGGGCTATTCCGCTTCAGGCTGGGCGACAATAGGTATACCAATTTTGTCAACGAACAAGGCAATAAAAACAGCCTGAGCAGCAACACCATCAATGGAATCTTTGAAGACAGCAAAAAGAACATCTGGGTAGTCACAGATGGAGGTGGTTTATCCTTGCTGGACAAGAAAAAATCAAGCTTTAAATCTTACAATACCAACCAGGGGCTTCCGAGTAATTTCCTTTTCAGAATCCTGGAAGATCATGACCATAAACTGTGGATCAGCAGTACCCGCGGACTGTTCCGATTTGATCCGCAGACGGCTGAAGTGAAAACATACACCAAGGCCGATGGCCTCCTGACCGATCAGTTCAATTACAATTCTTCTTATAAAGATACGGATGGCAGGATGTATTTCGGGAGTCTGAAGGGAATGATCAGCTTCTTACCCGAACAGCTCAATACCACTTCTAAAACCGCAGCTGTATTTTTAACCGGTTTCCAGATCGACAATACAGAAAGTACCGATCCCACAGTGGATAAGATCCTGAGCAAATCTGTTCTTTACACCGATCAGATCACCCTGAAGCACAACCAATCTTCCTTTAGTATAGATTTCGCCGGCCTCAGTTATGCGTCCCCGGTAACTACAGAATACGCCTATAAAATGACCGGATTATACAACAGCTGGGAATATTTAAAAACCAACAGAAAAGTCTATTTTACCAAACTGGCACCGGGAACCTATATCTTTGAGGCCAAGGCGATGATTAACGGAAGCAAGGAATGGAGCAAAAACAACGTTAAGCTCCGCATCGTGATCCTCCCCCCTTTCTGGAAAACCTCATTGGCTTATGCCCTTTATTCCATTCTGTTTTTGGGGATAGCTACCGCAGTGATCCTGCAGTACCATCAAAGAACAGACCTTAAAAATAAAAGAAGGATGAAGCTCTTTGAACATCAAAAAGAAAAAGAGATCTATCAGGCGAAGATTGAGTTTTTCACGAATGTAGCACATGAGATCCGGACACCCCTCACCCTGATCAAAGGGCCGATGGAAAAGATCATGAAACTTTCAAAAGAGGTGCCCGTCATTGAGAAGAATTTGAAAACGATGAACCGAAATACGGATCGTTTACTAAACCTCACCAATCAGTTGCTGGACTTCAGAAAGACAGAGGTTCAGGGCTATTCTTTAAATTTTGTGAAAGTAGACATCTCTGAACTTATTGAGGACATCAAAATGCAATTTCAGGATGCCGCGGAAAGCAAACAGATCAGTTTTGAAACCCTATTGCCCTCCGTACATTTTTTTGCTTATGTAGATACGGAGGCCTTGTACAAGATCATGAGTAATTTGGTAGACAATGCGATCAAGTATGGCAAATCGAAAGTAAAGATCGTACTTCGCATCAATCCGGAGGAAGACCAGTTTAGCATTCAGACCTTCAATGATGGACTTAAAATCCCTCCGGAAATAAAGAATAAAATTTTTGAGCCCTTTTTCAGGTCCAGGGAAACAGAAATGCAGCGGGGTACCGGCATTGGCTTATCCATCTCGAGATCGCTGGCAGAGTTACATCAAGGCCGCCTGTACCTGGAAGAAAGTGGGCCGGAAGGCAATGTATTTGTAGCAGTATTCCCGATTCATCAGGCCATGGAATTTAATTTAGACGGAAAATGGAAAAAGAGATAA
- a CDS encoding metalloregulator ArsR/SmtB family transcription factor — protein sequence MNLRRDVFQAIADPTRRAILLLVASQSLTAGAIASNFDTARPTVSKHLQILTECELLKQEQNGREVFYHINAKKMIEIADFIEPFREMWDERFNKLEAIMKNYKKK from the coding sequence ATGAATTTAAGAAGAGACGTATTTCAAGCCATCGCCGATCCCACAAGAAGGGCCATCTTGTTATTGGTTGCTTCGCAATCTCTAACCGCAGGAGCAATTGCCTCAAATTTTGACACCGCCAGGCCAACCGTTTCAAAGCACCTGCAAATACTTACCGAGTGCGAATTGCTGAAACAAGAGCAAAACGGGAGGGAAGTTTTCTACCACATCAACGCAAAGAAAATGATAGAAATAGCAGACTTTATCGAGCCATTCCGCGAAATGTGGGATGAGCGGTTTAATAAATTGGAAGCCATCATGAAAAACTACAAGAAAAAATAG
- a CDS encoding response regulator: MEKEITILLVDDNEEILEFIADDLSEKFQILTATNGLEALAILETALVHLIISDIMMPEMDGFEFCMKVKSSIEFSHIPLILLTAKDTLDSKIQGLELGADVYVEKPFSPEFLQVQVSSLIANRNKIKAYFSSSPLLHLKGIAHSKADEQFLEKIQNIIDKDISNPDLDVEHLANHMNMSRPTLYRKIKSISNLSPNELINISRLKRGAALLQEGELKIYEISELVGYSSQTHFGRVFSKQFGMSPTEYANHKS; the protein is encoded by the coding sequence ATGGAAAAAGAGATAACGATTCTACTCGTAGATGACAACGAAGAAATTTTAGAGTTCATCGCTGATGACCTAAGTGAAAAATTTCAGATCCTGACGGCAACGAACGGTCTGGAAGCCCTTGCCATTTTGGAAACAGCGCTGGTCCATTTAATTATCAGTGACATTATGATGCCGGAAATGGATGGTTTTGAGTTTTGCATGAAGGTCAAGTCGAGCATTGAATTTAGCCATATCCCCTTAATTCTTTTGACGGCAAAGGATACCTTGGACTCAAAAATACAGGGACTGGAACTGGGCGCCGATGTATATGTTGAAAAACCATTTTCACCAGAGTTCCTGCAAGTGCAGGTGAGCAGTCTGATCGCCAACAGGAATAAGATCAAAGCTTATTTCTCCAGTTCACCACTATTGCACCTGAAAGGAATTGCCCATTCCAAAGCGGATGAACAATTCCTGGAGAAGATCCAAAACATCATTGATAAAGACATCAGCAACCCAGATCTGGATGTAGAACACCTGGCCAATCACATGAACATGAGCAGGCCTACTTTGTATAGAAAAATCAAATCGATTTCAAACCTCAGCCCCAATGAGCTGATCAATATTTCCCGTTTAAAAAGGGGTGCAGCGCTGTTGCAAGAAGGTGAATTAAAGATCTACGAGATTTCCGAATTGGTTGGATACAGCTCTCAAACTCATTTTGGAAGAGTTTTCTCCAAGCAATTCGGAATGTCACCTACGGAATATGCAAACCATAAATCATAA
- a CDS encoding SRPBCC domain-containing protein, whose protein sequence is MEMKTKINAEEGKQELTITREFDLPVELLFKAYVEPEIVAQWMGTKVLKLESKIHGSYQFETTDPKGNKHGFNGVIHEFVPNEKITRTFEMENSAFAVQLEFLAFESLTEDTSKLNMHIVYRSVELRNQMIKMGFAPGINMAHNRLQDIVNKLK, encoded by the coding sequence ATGGAAATGAAAACAAAAATCAACGCGGAAGAGGGCAAACAGGAATTAACGATTACCAGGGAATTTGATTTACCGGTGGAGTTGCTTTTCAAAGCGTATGTAGAACCCGAAATTGTGGCGCAATGGATGGGGACTAAAGTCTTGAAACTCGAGAGTAAAATACACGGCAGTTACCAGTTTGAAACAACAGATCCTAAGGGAAACAAACATGGATTCAATGGGGTGATTCATGAGTTCGTTCCGAACGAGAAAATCACAAGGACATTTGAGATGGAGAATTCCGCTTTTGCTGTCCAGCTGGAATTCTTAGCATTTGAATCACTTACAGAAGACACCAGTAAACTCAATATGCATATTGTATATAGGTCTGTTGAACTTCGAAATCAAATGATAAAAATGGGTTTTGCACCAGGCATCAATATGGCACATAACCGGTTGCAGGATATCGTTAACAAATTAAAATAA